From Mucilaginibacter gotjawali:
AAAAATGTGCAGAACTTGAGCCAGAACGAAGGTTTGTTTGCGATATTCGATTTGAAAAATGATTTGCCAAACGAGTGGTATAAAGCGACCCAGTTACCGCCCGCAGCCGATGGCAGGGAGATATCGTTAACAAACATTGTTGATCGCCTGCCTGTTTACACCAAAACTTCGGCACCGGATAAGATCATCGCCCAGGATGTTTACGTATTGACCGAGGCAGGTATCGCATCAGGCGATATTTTAATCAACCAGGGCACGAACGCACAAAATGTCGTTTCGCACGGTTTTGGTAGTGGTGTCGACTTTAAACCGATGCATGTTTTCACAGCGCCGGGTATTAACATCAATATGCAAAACTGGACCTTAGCTATCAGCAATACTGCTATACCGCTAAATAATATGTGGATGGTGGTGAGGTACACTTTAAATTGATATGTAGAACCGTCCAAAACGGTTAGGGTATTTAAAAGGAAGCATTGAAGAACGGAGATCAATTCAAAAAATGATCTTCGTTCTTTTTAACTTCATCACTTTTCCATTCCGGTAAACCGGCTTAACGGAACTTTTATTATTTCGTCAGTTCTTTATCCCGGTTGGTAGTAATTGAAAAGGCTGCCGATGTAATCAGATTTTAAGCGATCGCTAATTATTTTAAGTCCAAAGATTTATCCGGTCAACAATTCCCTCTGCATCAAGGATGTAATCTGCTAAACCCTTGTTTATTGCACTTTGTGGCATGGCAGTAGCTATCGCATTTTGCGGATCTTGCACGATTAACGCCCCGCCTGCCCGCCGGATATCGGCAAAGCCATCCGCGCCATCATTATTTGCGCCTGATAATAATATGCCTAATAATAATGCCCCATAAGCATCAGCCGCGCTTTGGAAAGTAACATCGATGCTTGGCCTTGAAAATTGAACTTTTTCAGAGCCATCCAGTGAAAATGAGCGATTTTTTTCAATAAGCAAGTGGTAGTCAGCGGGCGCTACATATATCTTTCCGGGTAAAATGCTTTCCTTATCTTCAGCTTCCTTCACTTTTAGTTTGCAGGCATTTGACAATACATCCACCAGGGTAGATTCGTTGTCTGCTGACCGGTGCATGACAATAACCATAGGAACTGCAAAATCAATCTGTAGATGACGTAAAATATATAGGATAATTTGAAGGCTGCCCGCCGAACCTCCTATAACTATCAATTTGGATGCTATGAGATTTTCCTCCATATTTTTTCCTTTCCCTCTTGCCTGAACCTGGAAACACCGGGAAAAATCCGCATTGTTTCCTTACTTCCCAATGCTATATACCCCAACTTGTCCAGGCTATCATCAAACAGCTGAAAAACCTTGCCCTGGAGTTCCTTTTCAAAATAAATTAATACATTCCTGCACACAATAAGTTGAAAATGATTAAATGAACTTTCTGACACCAGGTTATGTGTTGAAAATACCAGGCGCTTTGAAAGCTCCTTATCAAAAATAACCTGGTTGTAACCGGCCGTATAGTAGCTGCTAAAATCCTCTTTCCCTCCTGCCAAACGGTAATTATCTGAGTTTTTTTGCATTTGCTGGATGGGAAAAATCCCTTGCGCAGCTTTTTTTACAACAGCAGGATTAATATCAGTAGCATAAATAAGCGTTTTGTGGAGTAAACCAGCCTCTTTAAGCAGTATGGCCATCGAGAAAACCTCTTCGCCTGTTGAACACCCTGCATGCCAGATACGGATAAATGGATAAGTGGCCAACACAGGCAATACCCCGGCACTTAAAAATTTAAAGAACGCAGGATCCCTGAACATTTCAGTTACATTCACAGTAACCTGTTCGATGAAATGGGTAAAATAGGTTTCGTCAGAACGGATACGGTAACGGAATTCAGCAAAACTGGGAAAATTGTCCAGCGTATATAAACGATTAATCCGTCGCTTTAGCGAAGCTTTGGTATACGCTGTAAAATCATAACCATAGGTATCGATCAGGTCGTTTAAAAGCAACTCTATCTGCTCATCGCTGATCAGGAATTCCATAAGCAGTTTATAAATAGTTTGTTAAAATGCCAACCAAAACATCAACGTTTACCGGCTTTGAAATGTAATCGTTGGCACCTGCAGCTAAACACTTTTCGCGGTCGCCGGGCATTGCCTGTGCAGTAACAGCAATTACCGGCATATTGCCCCGTTCAGGCAGTTGACGAATGGCCGCTATGCACTCATAACCATCCATTTCAGGCATCATCATATCAAGCAACACAACACCAATTTCCAGCTTTTCGCTAATCATTTTTAACCCCGACACGCCATCAGTAGCAGATAAGCAACGAAAGCCTTTACTTTTAAGAACCAGGTTAAGTGCGAAAATGTTTCTGCT
This genomic window contains:
- a CDS encoding chemotaxis protein CheB, whose protein sequence is MEENLIASKLIVIGGSAGSLQIILYILRHLQIDFAVPMVIVMHRSADNESTLVDVLSNACKLKVKEAEDKESILPGKIYVAPADYHLLIEKNRSFSLDGSEKVQFSRPSIDVTFQSAADAYGALLLGILLSGANNDGADGFADIRRAGGALIVQDPQNAIATAMPQSAINKGLADYILDAEGIVDRINLWT
- a CDS encoding CheR family methyltransferase, translating into MEFLISDEQIELLLNDLIDTYGYDFTAYTKASLKRRINRLYTLDNFPSFAEFRYRIRSDETYFTHFIEQVTVNVTEMFRDPAFFKFLSAGVLPVLATYPFIRIWHAGCSTGEEVFSMAILLKEAGLLHKTLIYATDINPAVVKKAAQGIFPIQQMQKNSDNYRLAGGKEDFSSYYTAGYNQVIFDKELSKRLVFSTHNLVSESSFNHFQLIVCRNVLIYFEKELQGKVFQLFDDSLDKLGYIALGSKETMRIFPGVSRFRQEGKEKIWRKIS
- a CDS encoding response regulator — protein: MKKQPSAILIVDDDSRNIFALNLVLKSKGFRCLSATDGVSGLKMISEKLEIGVVLLDMMMPEMDGYECIAAIRQLPERGNMPVIAVTAQAMPGDREKCLAAGANDYISKPVNVDVLVGILTNYL